Part of the Pantanalinema sp. genome is shown below.
AGATTTGCTCTGTTGACGTTCAATCATCATATACACATATCCGATCCGTTCTCTCGGTCCGACGGCGCATCTTCACGAAACATTCGGGCGCTGGCGAGGGGGCCGGGGTGGCCCGCTTGTGCCGCTGGGGAGCGAGGGGTATAATCCAGCCAGGATCTTTGTTTGGAGGAGTAACGAGATGGTGAACCTTTCCCCCGAGGCCACGTCCAAGCTGATGGTGACCGTGACCCCCGAGGCCGCGACCCATATCAAGGAAGCGCTAGGCGCCCAGTCGCGCAGCGATCTCGCGCTGCGCCTCTACATCAAGCCGGGCGGCTGCAACGGCTACGGCTTCGGCATGGGCCTCGACTCCGCCAAGGCCGGCGATCTGACCTTCGACCACGAGGGCATCCCCGTGGTGATCGATCCCCACAGCGCCCCCTACCTCGAGGGTGCCGAGGTCGGCTACCGCGTCGAGGCCATGGGCGGCGGCTTCACCATCACCAGCCCCAACACCACCTCGGGTGGCGGCTGCGGGTCGGGTGGCTGCGGTTGCGGCTCCGCCAAGAGCGAGGAGGCTCCCGCCGCCAAGTCCGGCGGCTGCGGCTCGGGCTGCGGCTGCGGCTAACTCCCGTCACTTCACCGGCGCCCGGCCTGCATCGCCGGGCGCCGCTTTTCGTTGGCCCCCCTCTCTTGGCCCCCCTCTCTTGGCCCCCCGATCTCGCCCTAAGGAGCCCGCCTCATGCTCGTCGTCATGGTCCAGGATGCCCAACCCACCGACGTGGAGCGCGTCATCGCGGTGATCCGCGAGATGGGCTTCGAGGCGCGCCCCATCCCGAGCGAGCGCCGCACGGCCATCGGGGTGGTCGGCAACGACCGCCGCGTCGACTCGAGCACCATCGAGGGTCTGCCCGGCGTGGCCGAGGTGATCCACGTCTCGGCCCCCTACAAGCTCGTCAGCCGCGAGTGGCAGGCCCACGACACGGTCATCACCCTGCCGAACGGGGTGGAAATCGGCGGCTCCGAGATCGTCGTGATGGCGGGGCCCTGCGGGGTGGAGAGCGAGAGCCAGCTGATGGAGACGGCC
Proteins encoded:
- a CDS encoding iron-sulfur cluster assembly accessory protein, producing the protein MVNLSPEATSKLMVTVTPEAATHIKEALGAQSRSDLALRLYIKPGGCNGYGFGMGLDSAKAGDLTFDHEGIPVVIDPHSAPYLEGAEVGYRVEAMGGGFTITSPNTTSGGGCGSGGCGCGSAKSEEAPAAKSGGCGSGCGCG